CGGCATCAACAACTCCACCGCGCCCGCCCGGTTCATTTCCTGCCGCACGATCGCCTCGACCTTGCGCACCACGCGCAGGCCCATGGGCATGTAGCTGTAGATGCCGGCTCCCAGCTTTTTGATCATGCCCGCGCGGGTCATGAGCTGGTGGCTGACGACTTCGGCGTCGGCAGGTGCTTCCTTGAGGGTCGAAATCAGGAACTGTGAGGCTTTCATGGGCGAGCTGGATTCTGCCGATGGGCAGGTGGAGAAACGACGTTTGGAACCCCGAGAACGGCGCGCTCCATGGCTCGGAGCGTGCCACCTGTGCCCAGGGGAGCAACAGGTGTGTGATCACTTCGCAACTCGCACGACGCGATGCATAATGAACACAGTTTTAAAAATTGGGGTTGATTATGCTTGACAGAGAAGGCTTCAGGCCCAATGTCGGCATCATTCTGCTCAACCAGCGAAACCAGGTGTTCTGGGGCAAACGCATCCGCTCCCACTCCTGGCAATTTCCGCAAGGTGGCATCGACAGGGGCGAGACACCTGAGCAGGCGATGTTCCGCGAACTGCATGAGGAAATTGGCCTCCTGCCCGAGCACGTGAGCATCGTGGCCCGCACGCGGGACTGGTTGCGCTACGAGGTGCCGGACCGTTTCATCCGCCGCGACGCGCGCGGCCACTACAAAGGTCAGAAGCAGATCTGGTACCTGCTGCGTCTTGTGGCGCACGATTGGAACCTGAACCTGCGTGCCACCAGCCATCCCGAATTCGATGCCTGGCGCTGGCACGACTATTGGGTGCCCCTCGATGTCGTCGTAGAGTTCAAGCGTGGCGTCTATGAAATGGCACTCACCGAACTCGCGCGTTACCTGCCCAAGAACGATCACCGCAACCGCTACCTGCGCGGGGGCGCACGCCACCGCCATGAC
The sequence above is a segment of the Hydrogenophaga sp. BPS33 genome. Coding sequences within it:
- a CDS encoding RNA pyrophosphohydrolase, which encodes MLDREGFRPNVGIILLNQRNQVFWGKRIRSHSWQFPQGGIDRGETPEQAMFRELHEEIGLLPEHVSIVARTRDWLRYEVPDRFIRRDARGHYKGQKQIWYLLRLVAHDWNLNLRATSHPEFDAWRWHDYWVPLDVVVEFKRGVYEMALTELARYLPKNDHRNRYLRGGARHRHDDPSDAPVAPSENPRGLELPPGASFDPDPQRSTHGVQPQHK